The following coding sequences are from one Aethina tumida isolate Nest 87 chromosome 2, icAetTumi1.1, whole genome shotgun sequence window:
- the LOC109595526 gene encoding SPARC-related modular calcium-binding protein 1 isoform X1 translates to MWLPLPINAILPLGLFAVVAAAAGDICNPKACSKNNEKSVCGSDGLTYPNRCLFEKARCLNKTMTVVRRANCKTQRRCTEWTNLVHNSSSYSFKAKCRTDGSYDAAQCIPEIGYCWCVTPEGIPLTYTTMEIRPDSKPRCGKKKSPERRSPSRRKGKMCKPKDKDTFNHNLIRSFQKDYEINSGTENDNHTFILTWKFQTLDNNKDGYLDKLEYKDLKRMTKKAVRPKRCAKNFTRSCDVDGDQRISQQEWAECLTINFPLLVFLSLNPDVREENASQYPGESESDEYDLPPGGHRPPKEILHQGSQSMDRSFDYDTPEIRDDDPTDCISDRTTALSEETHLYVPECTPDGRYQKVQCYKSVGYCWCVHEDTGKTIPGTSVKNMTPTCDHQPTERLMKGCPDDKKTKFLQELFQHLQTKMTQMINETNTLNGLDYIDSKEERVAKWSFVVFDKNKSKALEKVEWKAFKDMVSGVKGLRKCGKKLPRYCDINKDRSISLTEWLECLNVHVFSLGVASSAHGKKTLSMLMED, encoded by the exons TAATCCAAAAGCTTGCAGCAAAAACAATGAGAAATCCGTCTGCGGGTCGGACGGCCTAACCTACCCAAACAGATGTTTGTTCGAGAAAGCGCGTTGTCTCAACAAAACGATGACGGTGGTTCGTAGAGCGAACTGCAAAACACAAAGACGCTGCACCGAATGGACGAATTTGGTGCACAACTCGTCGTCTTACAGCTTCAAAGCGAAATGCAGAACGGACGGTTCGTACGACGCCGCCCAGTGCATACCCGAAATCGGATACTGTTGGTGCGTTACGCCCGAGGGCATCCCTCTAACCTACACCACCATGGAGATTAGACCGGACTCCAAACCCAGATGCGGAAAGAAGAAGTCGCCCGAAAGGAGATCGCCGAGCAGAAGGAAAGGGAAGATGTGCAAACCGAAGGACAAGGACACCTTCAACCACAATTTAATCCGTTCATTTCAAAAAGACTACGAAATCAATTCGGGAACGGAGAACGACAACCACACGTTCATCTTGACGTGGAAGTTTCAGACGTTGGACAACAACAAAGACGGCTACCTGGACAAGCTAgaatataaagatttaaagAGGATGACGAAGAAAGCGGTACGACCGAAGAGGTGTGCGAAAAACTTTACGCGGTCATGCGACGTGGACGGAGACCAAAGAATTAGCCAGCAGGAGTGGGCGGAGTGTCTGACCATAAACT TTCCTTTGCTCGTGTTCTTGTCGCTGAACCCAGATGTCCGCGAAGAGAACGCATCCCAGTACCCAGGCGAATCGGAGAGCGACGAGTACGACCTACCCCCGGGGGGACACCGCCCGCCAAAGGAAA TTCTACATCAAGGAAGCCAATCTATGGACAGGAGCTTCGATTACGACACCCCCGAAATTAGGGATGACGATCCCACCGACTGTATATCGGACAGAACGACGGCGTTGAGCGAGGAGACCCATCTCTACGTACCAGAATGTACTCCCGATGGAAGATATCAAAAG GTCCAATGCTACAAATCAGTCGGCTACTGCTGGTGCGTACACGAAGACACGGGGAAAACCATACCCGGAACGTCGGTGAAAAACATGACGCCAACGTGCGACCACCAACCCACTGAAAGATTGATGAAAGGTTGTCCGGACGATAAGAAAACCAAATTTCTGCAGGAACTATTCCAACATTTGCAGACCAAAATGACGCAGATGATCAACGAAACTAACACGCTGAACGGTTTGGACTACATCGATTCGAAGGAAGAACGTGTGGCGAAGTGGAGCTTTGTGGTTTTcgacaaaaataaaagcaaagCTCTCGAGAAAGTGGAATGGAAAGCGTTCAAGGATATGGTGTCGGGTGTGAAAGGTTTAAGGAAATGTGGCAAAAAGTTGCCGAGATATTGTGATATTAACAAGGACAGAAGTATCAGCCTGACCGAATGGTTGGAATGTCTAAATGTGCATG TTTTCTCACTGGGAGTTGCGAGTTCAGCACACGGAAAGAAAACGTTGAGCATGCTAATGGAAGATTAG
- the LOC109595526 gene encoding SPARC-related modular calcium-binding protein 1 isoform X3, with product MWLPLPINAILPLGLFAVVAAAAGDICNPKACSKNNEKSVCGSDGLTYPNRCLFEKARCLNKTMTVVRRANCKTQRRCTEWTNLVHNSSSYSFKAKCRTDGSYDAAQCIPEIGYCWCVTPEGIPLTYTTMEIRPDSKPRCGKKKSPERRSPSRRKGKMCKPKDKDTFNHNLIRSFQKDYEINSGTENDNHTFILTWKFQTLDNNKDGYLDKLEYKDLKRMTKKAVRPKRCAKNFTRSCDVDGDQRISQQEWAECLTINFLHQGSQSMDRSFDYDTPEIRDDDPTDCISDRTTALSEETHLYVPECTPDGRYQKVQCYKSVGYCWCVHEDTGKTIPGTSVKNMTPTCDHQPTERLMKGCPDDKKTKFLQELFQHLQTKMTQMINETNTLNGLDYIDSKEERVAKWSFVVFDKNKSKALEKVEWKAFKDMVSGVKGLRKCGKKLPRYCDINKDRSISLTEWLECLNVHVFSLGVASSAHGKKTLSMLMED from the exons TAATCCAAAAGCTTGCAGCAAAAACAATGAGAAATCCGTCTGCGGGTCGGACGGCCTAACCTACCCAAACAGATGTTTGTTCGAGAAAGCGCGTTGTCTCAACAAAACGATGACGGTGGTTCGTAGAGCGAACTGCAAAACACAAAGACGCTGCACCGAATGGACGAATTTGGTGCACAACTCGTCGTCTTACAGCTTCAAAGCGAAATGCAGAACGGACGGTTCGTACGACGCCGCCCAGTGCATACCCGAAATCGGATACTGTTGGTGCGTTACGCCCGAGGGCATCCCTCTAACCTACACCACCATGGAGATTAGACCGGACTCCAAACCCAGATGCGGAAAGAAGAAGTCGCCCGAAAGGAGATCGCCGAGCAGAAGGAAAGGGAAGATGTGCAAACCGAAGGACAAGGACACCTTCAACCACAATTTAATCCGTTCATTTCAAAAAGACTACGAAATCAATTCGGGAACGGAGAACGACAACCACACGTTCATCTTGACGTGGAAGTTTCAGACGTTGGACAACAACAAAGACGGCTACCTGGACAAGCTAgaatataaagatttaaagAGGATGACGAAGAAAGCGGTACGACCGAAGAGGTGTGCGAAAAACTTTACGCGGTCATGCGACGTGGACGGAGACCAAAGAATTAGCCAGCAGGAGTGGGCGGAGTGTCTGACCATAAACT TTCTACATCAAGGAAGCCAATCTATGGACAGGAGCTTCGATTACGACACCCCCGAAATTAGGGATGACGATCCCACCGACTGTATATCGGACAGAACGACGGCGTTGAGCGAGGAGACCCATCTCTACGTACCAGAATGTACTCCCGATGGAAGATATCAAAAG GTCCAATGCTACAAATCAGTCGGCTACTGCTGGTGCGTACACGAAGACACGGGGAAAACCATACCCGGAACGTCGGTGAAAAACATGACGCCAACGTGCGACCACCAACCCACTGAAAGATTGATGAAAGGTTGTCCGGACGATAAGAAAACCAAATTTCTGCAGGAACTATTCCAACATTTGCAGACCAAAATGACGCAGATGATCAACGAAACTAACACGCTGAACGGTTTGGACTACATCGATTCGAAGGAAGAACGTGTGGCGAAGTGGAGCTTTGTGGTTTTcgacaaaaataaaagcaaagCTCTCGAGAAAGTGGAATGGAAAGCGTTCAAGGATATGGTGTCGGGTGTGAAAGGTTTAAGGAAATGTGGCAAAAAGTTGCCGAGATATTGTGATATTAACAAGGACAGAAGTATCAGCCTGACCGAATGGTTGGAATGTCTAAATGTGCATG TTTTCTCACTGGGAGTTGCGAGTTCAGCACACGGAAAGAAAACGTTGAGCATGCTAATGGAAGATTAG
- the LOC109595526 gene encoding SPARC-related modular calcium-binding protein 1 isoform X2 codes for MWLPLPINAILPLGLFAVVAAAAGDICNPKACSKNNEKSVCGSDGLTYPNRCLFEKARCLNKTMTVVRRANCKTQRRCTEWTNLVHNSSSYSFKAKCRTDGSYDAAQCIPEIGYCWCVTPEGIPLTYTTMEIRPDSKPRCGKKKSPERRSPSRRKGKMCKPKDKDTFNHNLIRSFQKDYEINSGTENDNHTFILTWKFQTLDNNKDGYLDKLEYKDLKRMTKKAVRPKRCAKNFTRSCDVDGDQRISQQEWAECLTINYVREENASQYPGESESDEYDLPPGGHRPPKEILHQGSQSMDRSFDYDTPEIRDDDPTDCISDRTTALSEETHLYVPECTPDGRYQKVQCYKSVGYCWCVHEDTGKTIPGTSVKNMTPTCDHQPTERLMKGCPDDKKTKFLQELFQHLQTKMTQMINETNTLNGLDYIDSKEERVAKWSFVVFDKNKSKALEKVEWKAFKDMVSGVKGLRKCGKKLPRYCDINKDRSISLTEWLECLNVHVFSLGVASSAHGKKTLSMLMED; via the exons TAATCCAAAAGCTTGCAGCAAAAACAATGAGAAATCCGTCTGCGGGTCGGACGGCCTAACCTACCCAAACAGATGTTTGTTCGAGAAAGCGCGTTGTCTCAACAAAACGATGACGGTGGTTCGTAGAGCGAACTGCAAAACACAAAGACGCTGCACCGAATGGACGAATTTGGTGCACAACTCGTCGTCTTACAGCTTCAAAGCGAAATGCAGAACGGACGGTTCGTACGACGCCGCCCAGTGCATACCCGAAATCGGATACTGTTGGTGCGTTACGCCCGAGGGCATCCCTCTAACCTACACCACCATGGAGATTAGACCGGACTCCAAACCCAGATGCGGAAAGAAGAAGTCGCCCGAAAGGAGATCGCCGAGCAGAAGGAAAGGGAAGATGTGCAAACCGAAGGACAAGGACACCTTCAACCACAATTTAATCCGTTCATTTCAAAAAGACTACGAAATCAATTCGGGAACGGAGAACGACAACCACACGTTCATCTTGACGTGGAAGTTTCAGACGTTGGACAACAACAAAGACGGCTACCTGGACAAGCTAgaatataaagatttaaagAGGATGACGAAGAAAGCGGTACGACCGAAGAGGTGTGCGAAAAACTTTACGCGGTCATGCGACGTGGACGGAGACCAAAGAATTAGCCAGCAGGAGTGGGCGGAGTGTCTGACCATAAACT ATGTCCGCGAAGAGAACGCATCCCAGTACCCAGGCGAATCGGAGAGCGACGAGTACGACCTACCCCCGGGGGGACACCGCCCGCCAAAGGAAA TTCTACATCAAGGAAGCCAATCTATGGACAGGAGCTTCGATTACGACACCCCCGAAATTAGGGATGACGATCCCACCGACTGTATATCGGACAGAACGACGGCGTTGAGCGAGGAGACCCATCTCTACGTACCAGAATGTACTCCCGATGGAAGATATCAAAAG GTCCAATGCTACAAATCAGTCGGCTACTGCTGGTGCGTACACGAAGACACGGGGAAAACCATACCCGGAACGTCGGTGAAAAACATGACGCCAACGTGCGACCACCAACCCACTGAAAGATTGATGAAAGGTTGTCCGGACGATAAGAAAACCAAATTTCTGCAGGAACTATTCCAACATTTGCAGACCAAAATGACGCAGATGATCAACGAAACTAACACGCTGAACGGTTTGGACTACATCGATTCGAAGGAAGAACGTGTGGCGAAGTGGAGCTTTGTGGTTTTcgacaaaaataaaagcaaagCTCTCGAGAAAGTGGAATGGAAAGCGTTCAAGGATATGGTGTCGGGTGTGAAAGGTTTAAGGAAATGTGGCAAAAAGTTGCCGAGATATTGTGATATTAACAAGGACAGAAGTATCAGCCTGACCGAATGGTTGGAATGTCTAAATGTGCATG TTTTCTCACTGGGAGTTGCGAGTTCAGCACACGGAAAGAAAACGTTGAGCATGCTAATGGAAGATTAG
- the LOC109607385 gene encoding H/ACA ribonucleoprotein complex subunit 3, whose translation MYLMYYLDAAGNRVYTLKKTDPSGKPTKSAHPARFSPEDKYSKERIIIKTRFNILKTQEPEPVY comes from the coding sequence ATGTATCTTATGTATTATCTGGACGCAGCCGGCAACAGAGTATATACTCTTAAGAAAACCGATCCATCAGGGAAACCAACGAAATCAGCACATCCCGCCAGGTTTTCACCAGAAGACAAATACTCCAAGGAaaggattattattaaaacacgattcaacattttgaaaacACAAGAACCTGAAcctgtttattaa